The Cololabis saira isolate AMF1-May2022 chromosome 18, fColSai1.1, whole genome shotgun sequence genome contains the following window.
tgtggccaaaaccaaaaataataataaacacttggccgaataccaaacaataccgaacatggttctttgcagtttttcatttattttgccaatttttttcaccactgcataaatcaaataaatttgatttatgcttttcaaagaaaaaaatcttacaaaattacaaggtagaaaatatttattgaacataaaaattgttgttttggttccacctgctggtgaatgttaggtaaattcttatggggttactttttggttggccaacgatttatgtttgtggtgcagccGTTACGGAgcagccagtctatttccttatattacaacgctgtTATCAATTGTTgggtttttccccacttattccaccgaacaccgttTTTTTTGCcgttttcggccgaacaatttcggttaccgaacaatctgTGCATCACTAATTTGACCCCAGcaataaggtgcttgaagattttcaaagtgcttgaatttgaccttaaaATGTTTAGGAACTCTGTATAAGTGagtgtttccctttttttgccTTTGGCAAAAAGAACAATTATTAACATCTATATCTTAAATATAGTTTTCAGGGTAGAATTATTGATCTGACTTTATTAGTTAAATGTTTGTAACGTCAGACTTTGTTCTCAGGGACTTCCTGTTCAACGCCATCGAGACTCTGCCCTGCGTGAAGAAGAAAGCTGACTGGGCTCTGAACTGGATCGGGAACCAGAACGCCACCTACGGTACTATTATTGATTACTGATCACTAACCAGAACGCCACCTACGGTACTGATTATTGATTACTGATCACTAACCAGAACGCCACCTACGGTACTGATTATTGATTACTGATCACTAACCAGAACGCCACCTACGGTACTGATTATTGATTACTGACCACTAACCAGAACGCCACCTACGGTACTGATTATTGATTACCAGGGCTGGTTATTGATTACCAGGGCTGGTTATTGATTACCAGGGCTGGTTATTGATTACCAGGGCTGGTTATTGATCATCAGGGCTGGTTATTGATCATTGATTCCTCCATCAGGAGAGCGGGTCGTAGCCTTCGCCGCCGTGGAGGGAATCTTCTTCTCCGGATCGTTTGCTTCCATCTTCTGGCTGAAGAAGAGAGGACTGATGCCGGGCCTGACCTTCAGCAACGAGCTCATCAGCAGGGACGAGGTGAGGCCTTAGAAACCCTTAAAGTCTTAAAGACCCTTAAAGTCTTAAAGACCCTTAAAGTCTTAAATAttcctaaaataaggccttttaaatgtcttaatttgtcttaaatctcaatgcAAGAGTCTTCATTTTTGAATCTTTAATTTTAGAGGCAATTTTATCTGTCATAAGTGttcttacactttgaaaaggaaaagtttatttgaggagaaataaatcTTTTTACCAGTTGTTGGACGCCTCAACCGGGTTGCCAGGTTTAGTAGGTTTCAGTCCAATTTGGCGGGTTGATTTAAaatctgggctgcttttcctggtttttactaaatatttaggagaaattaacagtttccattatggcagagaaaagtagaaacttacacaataaactcactcaTACttaatttgctttaatctactcaatttaattgcaAACTTTGGAGCCTGAGCTTTTTTCGCCTTCATTTTCTTATGACTTTTCAATAATTTCAATttcataacttttttttaatttatttggtttcAACATGGAAAGCGTTTGATTCGGGctagtttttcattatttcggtgggttttacatcacgtttGGGCTGAAACCTGTCATATCTGGCAACCTCAGTTTAGCTAACACGGTCAATTTAGAGACAAATGGCTGGAAAGTTTCAGGACATTTGTGTTAGTGTTTAACTTTAGTTCAACTGGTTCCAGTTCCAAGTGTTTAACTAACTGGTTTTTCCAGGGCCTCCACTGCGACTTCGCCTGCCTGATGTTCAAGCACCTTCAGACCAAACCGTCCTCGGAGACGGTGGTCCGGATCATCAGGGACGCCGTGGCCATCGAGCAGGTGAGAGGTCCTGGTGCTGGTTCTGGCCCGTCCAGAtgttctgctggttctggttctgatacCCGGTCTGTTGCAGGAGTTCCTGACGGAGGCTCTGCCGGTGAAGCTGATCGGGATGAACTGTGATCTGATGAAGACGTACATCGAGTTCGTGGCCGAccggctgctgctggagctgggcTTCTCCAAGGtacggttctggttctggtggggTATCTAGAGGGTTCTAGGAGGTTCTGGTACCGGTGGTGATGAGATGCGCAGGGGTACTGACCTCAGCCAGTGATGGGGGCTGAGCGGCGCTGCAGGTTCTGATGGAGGACGTGTGGTTCCCCGTCAGAGACGCAGCACCGTGATACAGACGCCGGGCTGAACCGGACCAGAACACAACCAGAACTAAAAACCATCATTACTGGACTTTAGTTTACTATACTGAACCTCAgccaaatgtccttgatgttatcaggcggctcggtcagttctgaaacaggtccgcagatgttcctgagaggggagggctagtgggggcagagtcaccttgtttacattccaccagggagattgtgactggagcgatcggccaaaccgccctgtcaaggccagattatagaatcaacaattattttgaaaaccggcagagtcagtaattttccgtctgccttcagtctctggttcatcaatggcgactccaatcagacgaatttgtgatcaattccggcCAAGCCGAGCTCCCAACTTCTCCAAGTTGTTATCAATCTTgttaatgagctcaaagacgccgccagcctgtgattctgttcaagaatcacatccagcttacggctctgctcccccagcgttaaagtctgagcgttgatcgccttgcttgacccttcagccacgtccggcagctctgaaagagccagaactgctgtcgacgacttacgcgtttgtcgataaaTCAGGAATCCTCCAATCATGAGgataatcaggagaaatcctgctatcataaatccaaatatttcactctaactggaattagaatcaaaagtaagacaaaataaatgcaaagaagaatacgctacttcttctttagcagatagaagtagaagcagatttcaaatagataaataaataccgggtacataaatatctgcggctaaatatctttttattttttttttaaatagagcagatgcggcttatagtccagaaaattcAGTAGCAAatttaggctcagaaatacttaaacaCTGACTAATCTGCATTTGTCCCAAATATGTTTGAAACTCCTAACTGAATGTGTGACGTGTTGATCCTGACGTGTCCGTGtttctgtcctgcaggttttccGGGCCGAGAACCCGTTTGACTTCATGGAGAACATTTCTCTGGAGGGGAAGACCAACTTCTTTGAGAAGCGGGTCGGGGAGTACCAGAGGATGGGGGTGATGTCGGGCCCCACGGACAACACCTTCAGGCTGGACGCTGATTTCTGAGACCTCTGTCTCCGGGGGGACCTTGAGTTTCCTCTCGGCTGCCTTGAACAGACTTTTCTAGCCCGGATAAACCAGACCAGCGTGACTTGGACCTGAACATCTTTTTGTACATAATGTTTGTAGAGctgatttttatatattaacttttgtatttttcatgattttaatatttttgtaaatactttttttcacttttcagTCTTTGCCATTAAAGGCTTGTTGTGTAAATCACTCGAGTTTATTAAACTGATTTATGTCTTTAGGAACAGAAAAAACAGATGTTCCTTTAGGGAGTCTAACCttttattatcaaaagagcCGTTTTGCACAAACTTCTACAAAAACTATTTTCGGGAGCCACAAGAAATAGCAGACTTTAAAAGttaatcttatttattttagctgttacaACCTCTAAATGTAACAAGTGCAGTgtactttgaaataaattaaactgaactgtaggtctatttgtgtaaaagtaaaataaaaactaccccacctttttaatataattaaaaaaatgtagctgcagctttaaaaatagtttttgtttttaattagatGGCACCAACTCAAACTCCAATAACtgtccaacaaaataaactaaaatgaatTCTTCTACTTACTGAACTttactagatataaataaataaaccatttTACTAAAGATGTTTAAACTAAGCATCCTAATTTAGCAAAAACTGGAATTTGAAAGACTGAACTGAAACAGCAGAACAATTCAAATGATTAAATCTCTAATTAGACCTTTTAATAATGTGGGTTTGGGGTATGAAAGGAAGATATGTTTTTAAGTGAGAAAACGGTATGTTTATTTCTTTGCTCTAACTCTTAACACGGTTAAAACTAGTGATGTTCAATACCAGTGATTTCTGATCCGATATTGAGTAAACTCAGGCTGGTATCGGTGATACTGATCCAATGCattgtggaaaaacaaaatctgcagagtaaatgtaaaaaaaaatggtgtATTTAGATTAAGAATATCagttatttagctatttatattaaagtcaGAAGTTTACTGAGGTAGCCGAGCTGTTAAcagaaaaaagtttgaaaggTTTTTAGATCCaagtaaaatcaataaaatagaataaaaataagaactgCTATAAAGATGATCAAATATATAAGTATACTGAGATACGGAGTGTTTTGAAAAATGTTCCCATCACTAGTTTgaaacatacacatatatactgtatacacacacatacacacgtgtatacatatataagtatactgaggtagcggttctttcaaaataaagctgaGCTGTTACAACAAAAGGGTTGAAAAAGGTGTTTCATCTTAAAAAAGATCCATAattaaaccattaaaataagAGGATGATAAACAAGAACTActataaaaaatgaaaagtagttcctaccagcagcgtgtcataaagacaaaatctgaatagcTAAAATCAattctcaaactaaaatatcgatacttttgatacttcagtcatttaTGGTAAAGTATATCATTAAACGCCTCCAGGGATCTACAGAACCGTATAAATGGTTCTGTATTTGGGCCGGGATCTTGAGCTTCAGCAGGAAAACAGAAGTTACACACTTGTCACGTTAGAACCACGTGATTTTGTGTAAAATTGTGAtctgtttggtgtttggtgAAACAACAGTTGAACCACAAGCTGGTTCTGGCCCTCAAAAGTCAATTTTCATCATTTAAGAGAAAACTAATCTCAAACATGACGGTCTCAGCAACTATTTCACCTTAAAAACCCACGAGGAAACATGTGACAAGTGTTTTTTCCTGAGAGATCATCTTTGTCTGCAAAACCTGGTGAGGTTTGGGAATAATTGGAAACTCGAGTCTGCAGGTCGACGGAGACCGGACATGACGTCACGTGTAAATGTTTAAGTTTATTTCAACTCTTTAAATAACCAATATAAAAATTAAGTAATtataaaaaaagtaattttgtaCACCAAAACATTGAAAGTGTAAGGTTTTATCCTTCTATTataattcttaaaaaaaaaaataattcttgaTCAGCGCCGTCCGTGATCACGTGATCCGCGGTGACGTCACATGTATCTGTTTAAGTTAATTTCAacgctttaaataaaaaatataaaaatgtattaattatgAACTAGACATTTTGTGCACCTAAACATTGCAATGGTAATGTTTGAtcctttttattataattattattcttatCATAATTCTTGATCGGCGCCGTCCGTGACCACGTGACCCGAGGTGACGTCACACGCGGAAGTAAACAGTCAGCAGCTGCAGATAAGCAACTTTTCATGCTTGTTATCCGGCGAAAATGTCGATTTCTCACCCGAGACAAGTGTTTTCTTTCCCGGTAGGTTTCTCACAGTGTTCGTCCCGATTATTGTTTTCATTACGGACTCATTCCCGCggttgttgttccgagtttaacactagttttgaatttgtttcctTTTCACTGAGCTGCCACATGTATCTCCACAATGAAAGAATATTTGCaattaactttcttttttttacatcaatgataaaggtttttttttggaGTGTAACTGAAAGTGGTAAAACGATCAGAATTagtattaattatttattattgttattattttatgatattattatgattatttttagccttaattcttgaacttttcattatttcatttgaaTTAACTATATTTTAtatcagtgtgcattggtctcccagttttttattttatatttaattttattatgcttatttttcagtcaaaatgttaagcaaTTTGTATTTCATCTACCTGGAGAAAGgtgctataaataaaatttgattgattgattaattaattaattacaacgAAGACATGAGACCACgtgatgttttatttctttaaaaaatcaaaATTCAACTTCGTAAGTCTCCAATTCGACctgatttatatttaaaagatcattaattaattaattagtgtttactatttttctctcttgtacatattctttttctactttttatattgctcttttttattatttaactatttattggttatttctattttacattttttgtataaagcgtgtgtgtgttttggctgcacgactgaatttctcctctgggagatcaataaagtctcaTATTCTATTCTAAAACCCTCTGCAGCTAAGCAGTTTCTCAGTCGATCATCACGATCCGCGATTATCGATTATCGATGATCGTTTATCGTTTATCGATCCGGTTGACGAGCATAAAGTGATTAATTTGGCTTCAGGAGGCAGTTTGGACCTCAGACTGCTCAAACCTGCTCATAATACTCAGATTAAAGGTTTCAAATGTTTAATCTAGTCTGTAAATACTCTGTAAAGTAAGTTCTACAAACCATCGATGATTATTATCCCACTAAAGAAACTTTAAAGGAGGATTTGACGTTTCTGCCTTTAGGAAACTGTTGATCGTCTGTTTTACTCGTGTTATTGATCAGCCTGTTCGTTGTGAAGCAACAGCATCATCACACCAGACACTGATTGGTTTATTGGGTTTCCAAAGTCCTGACAGGATCTTGTGATGAACACGAGACACTGCAGCTTTTCAaccaatcaaactttatttataaagcatctTTCATACAATATatgtagcacaaagtgctttacatgtttaaaaattgtacaatttaaaaagttaaaacaggGCTCAACCCCACTCCcccctaataaaataaaataataaatacttttttaaaaagtttaGATAAAACAGAAATAGGAGATAAAATGGTATTAATTAAAAGCAAGATTAAAAAAATGGGTCTTTagcccttttaaaaaaaaaaatcaacattctCTTCAGATTTCCAACCAGCAACAGTTCCAGTTTCTGActcagaaacagaaataattaataataattaaaatataataaaataatataaaaaaataatacattaaaatgaaataattaatagaatagaatataaagcctttattgttattataataatataatgagattaggcagcagctccataaaagtgcacacgTAAAAGgctgtaaaaacaaaataagaaacagacaatttaaatatatttacaccatgaaaatgaatgagtgaaagaatattgcacagtatgaggagTTTATGAGTTCAGATCTTTATACTCTAGTCTTAACTGTCGATGACATGAAATAATTCAGGTTTGAGTTGTTTTAAAGGTTCCAAGTTGAATagaattgaaattttatttcgaacatggaacagtagtgaatacaaaacaatagtaatcaataataaataaatgtaaataagaaaacaaaaccaaaatataaataaaataaaaaaacatgcatccaccaTAATtaacatgttcgaaaaggagtaggaagaaataaaaaaacgtattaaatcctaccccccATACTATATtatgatcaaaattaatttaatttctatacaaaaaacaaaagaccaATATATAAATAGCAATaattatacataataataatacatcctcacacctatatacacatttataaattaatatatcagtctcaacaatatacaaaagagaaaagaaacgaCTCATAACGGCAAAGCTTAGTTTAAAGTTAATTTTAAGGTCAGAAATTGAGCATTTTCCCAAATCACAAGTTcgttaaaagctgttttaatcaCCGAGATAAAGTCCAGGTGTGACCAGTCTGAGTCCAGATGtttgtcctgcagctgcagatgtttgtcctgcagctgcagatgtttgtcctgcagctgcagatgtttgtcctgcagctgcagatgtttgtcctgcagctgcagatgtttgtcctgcagctgcagatgtttgtcctggagctgcagatgtttccagatgtttgtcctggagctgcagatgtttgtcctgcagctgcagatgtttgtcctgcagctgcagatgtttgtcctgcagctgcagatgtttgtcctgcagctgcagatgtttgtcctgcagctgcagatgtttgtcctgcagctgcagatgtttgtcctgcagctgcagatgtttgtcctggagctgcagatgtttccagatgtttgtcctggagctgcaggtgtctccagatgtttccagatgTTTGTCCTCACGTCCCTGCTCGTGTCTCCACAGTCGGTCCCGTTCGCCGGGACGATCCTGGGGGGTCTGGAGCCCGGGGAGATGGTTCTGATCCAGGGCTCGGTGCCGGCCGACGCCgacaggtgagagtttggtttAGCGCTGGAGCTATCCAATACTTTAGTAAtccagtattctactgaaaatcccatcgattaatcgagtaatcggataaaacatatttttgtttagttaaagagcaattataaatatacataagatgttagatgttaattgacattactaagactgaattatataatccagtatttaaaaaccctgaacttacaccagtcgaccaaattcactgattcactcaaaaaactaaggatcttaccaagaaatgttcttatttctaacctaaaaatgccattacacctgataacacacatcacttaaaaggttaggtgtttttcccacgtgtttcaattgaactttcatttgtgtcaaagtttaagttctagttaagttttaagttaaagtcttgataagattttgagttttggcactgttcaaaataactgtattGTAGAACATTAGCCATCAGcgctacttgatgttttatccatcaacGACTACAGAGCTAAAACTGAAACCCTCATCACTCTCCAGCtctgttttttttacagattaaatgcgTTAGCCGCATGGACAGTCATCATAATTAACAGAAACCCAGCCCTCCACAGGGCTAACGTTATGTTAGCAAGGTACCGTAACATTAATCTCATTAATCAGCGCTACGTTAACTTAATTTGACCTTAATTTTACACTGTCTGACAGTGAAGATGCAACAGTGTTGCCTTGGTGTCCAGCTGGAAATGCTCCcacacttttgacattttctgccttttcttttagttaaaaccaaacatatccgccttcttcctttacgtgctTGGCGTCAGCGCGTTGGTCCGCATTAAACGTAGAAATACCTGCAAAATTAAaggattcctcgaggcagagaagattcctcgatcattttttgtaaaggaattactcgaattattggAGGAATGGTTTCAGCCCTAGTTTGGTTTGCTCAGATCAGATTACTTTGGTAGAGACGTGTCTGAGCCTCTGGTCTCCGTGGCGACGGCGTCTCCAGGTTCCAGGTGGACCTGACCTGCGGCAGCAGCGTGAAGCCGCGGGCCGACGTCCTGTTCCACTTCAACCCGCGGATCAACAAGTCCAGCGTGGTGTGCAACACGCTGACGGCGGAGAAGTGGGGCCGCGAGCAGATCCTGCACACGATGCCCTTCAGGCCCGGGGCCGCATTCGAGCTGCTCATCCTGGCGCTGGAGGACAAGTTCAAGGTCAGAGacctttttattttactgtttatgcAACACAAAACAGAGTTACATTCTTGGCAtaagaccaggggcctgtactatgaggcgggatttggggttagcgaggtaacttcaggtttaaccctgggttttcaggactacgacggtggttcacttcttaccgggacacatcgccatggtaacttatgctgaacagctaacctgctccggagcaggttatgttccagatacagatcgccgggtataaaagcaccgcccactgaccaatcagctctcttggaaaatggcatgccctttcgaagagaatccagtggagctcggtgcgcggatcgtgagaggatccctccgaagagaacgcgtattcagggaccgccaaaacccctttgctttccctgatgagtagcCTACCTGTATGAATGatccagaaaaaaaggaaaaagaggtggaggagaaaataaaaaataaatcaatcaatgaataaataaaacaaatcatcacccaaaatccgatgtacagtcaatccaaaactaataccaattaaataaataaatcaagaagaaatgaaaaagaagatgcatttgtaaggggatagcaaaaaagggattttcaatttcgtccctcgaacattctgagaagtcactttaaaatactaaatacccccctcctgaaaaaataaaaaattaaataaaataaataaaaaaacccaattctttggtacagcatcagcacaagttatcggtcaacaacaatagttatagaaccaatatatacaggctgtctcagaaaattagaatattgtgattttctgtaatgcaaacacaaaaacaaaaaaaatttcatacattctggattcatttcaaatcaactgaaatatttcaagccttttattattttaatattgctgatcatggtttacagtttaagattaagattcccagaatattcaaatatatgtttatatccctatgaacttacgcatttatacagtcagcgatcttttgccagctgtctttcctgcattttgcagctgcaactgtgttgctttttgcctgtattatatgcctatactcatcatatttccgtaaaattatagtttgctcttcgctactgaaataagcggctctgacagcggacttctccatgcttgcgattggtcatgcgctgaaaacaccgccccttttatgtgcacgcgctcatatccagattggagaaacctgggttgatataccgagttgataaccaccgtcgtgtgaccgcttagcgtgattgcaattgtccgggttagtgaatctggataaggaaaagatatcctgggtatgttgaacttgcttcgtagtacaggcccctgggcTGGTGTAACCCAAGGTTGGCCCGGTGAACAGTGAGCAGGTGAACAAATTAGCccaatcagtgtgtgtgtgtgtgtgtgtatatccggGTCAGCCTGGGgtcacttcctcttcctccatccaCTTGGTGATCAACACTGGGCTCGTGCAACGTGGGCAGACGGCGACTTTAAAGGCACTTTAAAGGCACTTTAAAATGCTAAATATGCAGCTATCAGCGGTCAGGTTTTTTTAGTTGAAACCTTTGAATGGATTTAGACAAGAATCCCTGTTCAATCTTTGATGGCGAACTACCTTGGACTCAATTAAACCTCCACAACTGGTGGATCAACCCTTTTTGAACTGAATGAAGATTACTTGACTCTTGTTCCTTGATCCACTGGACAaaggactttaaaaaaaaaggaactctaAGGATGAGAAACTTCCAAATCTCAGACGTTGAGacttgtgtgtttttattttaattttgttttacttgtgtGAATTTCAATACAAATCATTATTTTCAAACTTAAGTTGTGTTTGTGGTTTTCATACAAATTGGACTCCTCATTGACATCGTTACAATCTTggtgagctagccaggagtcCAATTAAATGAAAACCATTTAATTTTGGGTTTGAATAAGTTTTGGAAGAATAATTTTGACTGTTTAAACTTGTGGTTTCAAGTCAATATGGATTTCATCCAGGAATTAGGGGTCAATATATCATGTTCAGTTATAATCAGTGGTGTtacccacacagacacagatGAAGACATTTTTGATTGTTTGAAGAGGTTTGGGTCCATTAAGAAAGTAGCCCCTGTGAATGATTCAAAAAGCAAATACTATAAAAACCTGATCGTTGAGTTTTCACAAGATACTGCTATAGTCGCtttatatggagccaaatcagggccaaaagttttgctaatttgaaaataaaatttgaacctgaaaatttttttttacagtttcagttttatttttttcagtatcagatctttttatttcagtttcaaatctttttttcttcagtttcacgtctttttttttcagtttcacttcttttttttttcagtttcaaatttttttttcaggttcagacttttggcccggatctggcgtggggggcgtggcctcaactgtgaggggcgtggcctcaactgtgaggggcgtggcatcaactgagaggggcgtggcatcatgagtgacagcagaacagagaaggcgggggacgttcctcagtcatgttgtcttcaggaaacgtaggttgcagaagttatcagtaaaagttgattcaacactgtatatacaccatattcacgtgattggcagtggaaaaactgatattagtgacacatttctgtttaaaaagctgttttagaccgtacttggtagtatgtggaagtgggaaatgtcaaactttaaagtgtggctgttgaactgtaaagtctggcatagtttattgcttttatactgcgattggtgccaaatacggtctaaaacagcttttcaaacagaaatgtgtcactaatatcagttttttccactgccaatcatgtgaatatggtgtatatacagtgttgaatcaaacttctactga
Protein-coding sequences here:
- the LOC133464754 gene encoding ribonucleoside-diphosphate reductase subunit M2 — encoded protein: MLSTRSTLSTMNQKNLDSQMNKMSLDKENTPPSLNSTRILASKTARKIFSDGASPSPKKPSSSEEPLLKENPRRFVVFPIQYHDIWQMYKKAEASFWTAEEVDLSKDQLHWESLKDEERYFISHVLAFFAASDGIVNENLVERFTQEVQVTEARCFYGFQIAMENIHSEMYSLLINTYIKESSERDFLFNAIETLPCVKKKADWALNWIGNQNATYGERVVAFAAVEGIFFSGSFASIFWLKKRGLMPGLTFSNELISRDEGLHCDFACLMFKHLQTKPSSETVVRIIRDAVAIEQEFLTEALPVKLIGMNCDLMKTYIEFVADRLLLELGFSKVFRAENPFDFMENISLEGKTNFFEKRVGEYQRMGVMSGPTDNTFRLDADF